A single window of Mugil cephalus isolate CIBA_MC_2020 chromosome 1, CIBA_Mcephalus_1.1, whole genome shotgun sequence DNA harbors:
- the kif5aa gene encoding kinesin family member 5Aa isoform X5, with translation MADIPAECNIKVLCRFRPLNQSEIVRGDQFLPKFQGDDTVVVGGRSYVFDRVFPTNTTQEQVYNTCAKQIVKDVLGGYNGTIFAYGQTSSGKTHTMEGKLHDPHQMGIIPRIAEDIFNHIFAMDENLEFHIKVSYFEIYMDKIRDLLDVTKTNLAVHEDKNRVPYVKGCTERFVSSPDEVMDVIDEGKSNRHVAVTNMNEHSSRSHSIFLINIKQEHVETEQKLCGKLYLVDLAGSEKVSKTGAAGAVLDEAKNINKSLSALGNVISALAEGTKSHVPYRDSKMTRILQDSLGGNCRTTMFICCSPSSYNDAETKSTLMFGQRAKTIRNTASINLELTAEQWKRKYEKEKEKNKTLKDTIQKLEAELNRWRNGENVPETERTTSDMVIRYESVEERPVLDNDTSSIVVRISEEERQKYEEEIRKLYKQLDDKDDEINLQCQLVEKLKQQMLDQDELLASSRGDGDKVQAELGRLQVESDCAKAEVKEVLQALEELAINYDQKSQEVEEKGLQNQLLADQLSQKMASLMELEAELSRMQEVSGQQRKRIADVLNGLMRDLSEFSTIVGNGEIKLPVEISGAIEEEFTVARLYISKIKSEVKSMVKRCRQLENMQLECHRKMEETGRELSSCQLLISQHEAKIRSLTEYMQSVEQKKRLLEESHDSLSEELAKLQDQDNSLMEEKEGEKGETEDGNKKSLRQQDNHRGLHHKQLARLRDEINEKQRIIDELTDRNSKLELELAQVRADFERLKSQDSTKSERLEELSFLHERHEQTKQDLKGLEETVARELQTLHNLRKLFVQDLTSRVKKSSEMEPDDSGGSCTQKQKISFLENNLDQLTKVHKQLVRDNADLRCELPKLEKRLRTTAERVKALETALRDAKEGAMMDRRRYQQEVDRIKEAMRAKNALRRPHAAQIAKPVRPKQLPACSPTNPFYPYIRAIENGAFSNALFQSNVTQQSTSSANSNPNSVQSNTVSTALGYRAGRYNGDILESYPLNIDNGIRTRTPTCMHTNSHSSNSISETRDINDNRSEVHCGGEVDDSNRHYIVQQETAAS, from the exons ATGGCCGATATCCCAGCGGAGTGCAACATCAAAGTGCTGTGTCGCTTTCGTCCCCTCAACCAGTCGGAGATTGTGCGCGGGGACCAGTTTCTGCCCAAATTCCAAGGAGACGACACTGTCGTGGTCGGG GGGAGGTCCTACGTGTTTGACCGGGTGTTTCCAACCAACACAACCCAGGAGCAGGTTTACAACACCTGCGCCAAGCAAATTGTCAAAG ATGTGCTCGGTGGATACAATGGCACTATCTTCGCATACGGACAAACCTCCTCCGGGAAGACTCACACCATGGAG GGCAAGCTGCACGACCCTCACCAGATGGGTATCATCCCTCGCATCGCTGAGGACATTTTCAACCACATCTTCGCCATGGATGAAAACCTTGAATTCCACATTAAG GTTTCCTACTTTGAAATCTACATGGACAAAATCCGTGATCTTCTGGATG TGACAAAGACCAACCTGGCTGTCCACGAGGATAAGAACAGGGTGCCATATGTCAAG GGATGCACCGAGCGCTTTGTCTCCAGCCCTGATGAAGTAATGGACGTGATCGATGAAGGCAAATCCAACCGCCACGTCGCTGTGACCA ACATGAACGAGCACAGCTCTCGCAGTCACAGCATCTTCCTGATCAACATCAAACAGGAGCACGTGGAGACCGAGCAGAAGCTCTGTGGAAAACTCTACCTGGTGGATCTGGCCGGCAGCGAGAAG GTCAGTAAGACCGGAGCTGCAGGCGCTGTCCTGGACGAGGCTAAAAACATCAACAAGTCTCTCTCTGCGCTGGGAAACGTCATCTCTGCCTTGGCTGAGGGCACG AAATCCCATGTGCCGTACCGTGACAGCAAAATGACCCGCATCCTGCAGGACTCCCTTGGTGGAAACTGTCGCACCACCATGTTCATCTGCTGCTCTCCCTCCAGCTATAACGATGCAGAGACCAAGTCAACTCTGATGTTCGGACAACG TGCCAAGACCATCAGGAACACCGCCTCCATCAACCTGGAGCTGACGGCCGAGCAGTGGAAGAGGAAGTacgagaaggagaaggagaagaacaagACCCTGAAGGACACCATTCAGAAGCTGGAGGCTGAGCTCAACCGCTGGAGAAATG GAGAAAACGTGCCTGAGACGGAGCGCACCACGTCCGACATGGTGATCCGCTACGAATCCGTCGAGGAGCGTCCCGTTTTGGACAACGACACCTCTTCCATTGTGGTCCGCATCTccgaggaggagaggcagaagtACGAGGAGGAGATCCGCAAGCTGTATAAGCAACTGGACGACAAG GATGATGAGATTAACCTGCAGTGCCAGCTGGTGGAGAAACTGAAGCAGCAGATGCTGGACCAAGATGAG CTCCTGGCCTCTTCTAGGGGTGACGGGGACAAGGTCCAGGCTGAACTCGGCAGGCTCCAGGTCGAGAGCGACTGCGCCAAGGCCGAGGTGAAGGAGGTGCTGCAGGCTCTGGAGGAACTGGCCATTAACTACGACCAGAAGAGccaggaagtggaggagaagggTCTGCAGAACCAGCTGCTGGCCGACCAACTCTCCCAGAAAATG GCCAGCCTGATGGAGCTGGAGGCTGAGCTGTCACGCATGCAGGAGGTGAGCGGTCAGCAGAGGAAGCGCATCGCTGACGTCCTCAATGGGCTGATGAGGGACCTCAGCGAGTTCAGCACCATCGTGGGCAATGGCGAGATAAAGCTG ccGGTGGAGATCAGCGGCGCCATCGAGGAGGAGTTCACTGTGGCTCGCCTCTACATCAGCAAGATCAAGTCGGAGGTGAAGAGCATGGTGAAGCGCTGCCGCCAGCTGGAGAACATGCAGCTGGAGTGCCACCGTAAGATGGAGGAGACCGGGAGGGAGCTCTCCTCCTGCCAGCTTCTCATCTCTCAG CATGAGGCTAAGATCCGCTCTCTGACCGAGTACATGCAGAGCgtggagcagaagaagaggctgCTGGAGGAGAGCCACGACTCCCTGAGCGAAGAGCTGGCCAAGCTGCAAGATCAGG ATAATTCcctgatggaggagaaggagggagagaagggcgAGACTGAGGATGGAAATAAG AAATCTCTTCGTCAGCAGGACAATCACCGCGGCCTCCATCACAAGCAGCTGGCCCGTCTCCGGGATGAGATCAACGAGAAGCAGAGGATCATTGATGAACTCACTGA TCGTAACTCtaagctggagctggagctggccCAGGTTCGTGCTGACTTTGAGCGTCTGAAGAGTCAGGACAGCACCAAGAGCGAGCGCCTGGAGGAGCTCTC ATTCCTGCATGAGCGCCACGAGCAGActaaacaggacttgaaggGTCTGGAGGAGACTGTC GCCCGCGAACTCCAGACCCTCCACAACCTGCGCAAGCTGTTCGTTCAAGACCTCACGTCGCGGGTTAAAAAa agtTCCGAAATGGAACCTGATGATAGCGGGGGGTCTTGCACCCAGAAGCAGAAGATTTCCTTTCTTGAGAATAACTTGGACCAACTTACAAAGGTTCACAAACag CTGGTTCGTGACAATGCAGATCTGCGTTGTGAGCTTCCAAAGTTGGAGAAACGTCTTAGGACTACTGCTGAGAGAGTTAAGGCCTTGGAGACTGCACTGAGGGATGCCAAGGAAGGCGCCATGATGGACCGCCGCCGCTACCAGCAGGAGGTCGACCGCATCAAAGAGGCCATGAGGGCAAAGAACGCCTTAAGGCGCCCCCACGCGGCACAGATCG CCAAGCCAGTGAGACCAAAACAGCTGCCTGCCTGCTCCCCTACCAACCCATTCTACCCCTACATCCGAGCCATCGAGAACGGCGCCTTCAGCAACGCCCTCTTCCAGAGCAACGTGACACAGCAGAGCACCTCCAGCGCAAACTCCAACCCCAACTCTGTCCAGAGCAACAC agTTTCAACAGCACTGGGCTACAGAGCAGGGAGATATAACGGAGACATACTGGAGTCCTACCCACTGAACATTGACAACGGTATCAGAACAAGGACACCTACCTGCATGCACACTAATAGTCATTCGA GTAACAGCATCAGTGAAACCAGAGACATTAATGATAACAG GAGCGAAGTTCACTGTGGCGGCGAGGTGGACGATTCAAACAGGCACTACATCGTTCAGCAGGAGACTGCTGCAAGTTAA
- the kif5aa gene encoding kinesin family member 5Aa isoform X4: MADIPAECNIKVLCRFRPLNQSEIVRGDQFLPKFQGDDTVVVGGRSYVFDRVFPTNTTQEQVYNTCAKQIVKDVLGGYNGTIFAYGQTSSGKTHTMEGKLHDPHQMGIIPRIAEDIFNHIFAMDENLEFHIKVSYFEIYMDKIRDLLDVTKTNLAVHEDKNRVPYVKGCTERFVSSPDEVMDVIDEGKSNRHVAVTNMNEHSSRSHSIFLINIKQEHVETEQKLCGKLYLVDLAGSEKVSKTGAAGAVLDEAKNINKSLSALGNVISALAEGTKSHVPYRDSKMTRILQDSLGGNCRTTMFICCSPSSYNDAETKSTLMFGQRAKTIRNTASINLELTAEQWKRKYEKEKEKNKTLKDTIQKLEAELNRWRNGEMKRFLTGWRHSYADIINILTAILRPSVPSGENVPETERTTSDMVIRYESVEERPVLDNDTSSIVVRISEEERQKYEEEIRKLYKQLDDKDDEINLQCQLVEKLKQQMLDQDELLASSRGDGDKVQAELGRLQVESDCAKAEVKEVLQALEELAINYDQKSQEVEEKGLQNQLLADQLSQKMASLMELEAELSRMQEVSGQQRKRIADVLNGLMRDLSEFSTIVGNGEIKLPVEISGAIEEEFTVARLYISKIKSEVKSMVKRCRQLENMQLECHRKMEETGRELSSCQLLISQHEAKIRSLTEYMQSVEQKKRLLEESHDSLSEELAKLQDQDNSLMEEKEGEKGETEDGNKKSLRQQDNHRGLHHKQLARLRDEINEKQRIIDELTDRNSKLELELAQVRADFERLKSQDSTKSERLEELSFLHERHEQTKQDLKGLEETVARELQTLHNLRKLFVQDLTSRVKKSSEMEPDDSGGSCTQKQKISFLENNLDQLTKVHKQLVRDNADLRCELPKLEKRLRTTAERVKALETALRDAKEGAMMDRRRYQQEVDRIKEAMRAKNALRRPHAAQIAKPVRPKQLPACSPTNPFYPYIRAIENGAFSNALFQSNVTQQSTSSANSNPNSVQSNTVSTALGYRAGRYNGDILESYPLNIDNGNSISETRDINDNRSEVHCGGEVDDSNRHYIVQQETAAS; the protein is encoded by the exons ATGGCCGATATCCCAGCGGAGTGCAACATCAAAGTGCTGTGTCGCTTTCGTCCCCTCAACCAGTCGGAGATTGTGCGCGGGGACCAGTTTCTGCCCAAATTCCAAGGAGACGACACTGTCGTGGTCGGG GGGAGGTCCTACGTGTTTGACCGGGTGTTTCCAACCAACACAACCCAGGAGCAGGTTTACAACACCTGCGCCAAGCAAATTGTCAAAG ATGTGCTCGGTGGATACAATGGCACTATCTTCGCATACGGACAAACCTCCTCCGGGAAGACTCACACCATGGAG GGCAAGCTGCACGACCCTCACCAGATGGGTATCATCCCTCGCATCGCTGAGGACATTTTCAACCACATCTTCGCCATGGATGAAAACCTTGAATTCCACATTAAG GTTTCCTACTTTGAAATCTACATGGACAAAATCCGTGATCTTCTGGATG TGACAAAGACCAACCTGGCTGTCCACGAGGATAAGAACAGGGTGCCATATGTCAAG GGATGCACCGAGCGCTTTGTCTCCAGCCCTGATGAAGTAATGGACGTGATCGATGAAGGCAAATCCAACCGCCACGTCGCTGTGACCA ACATGAACGAGCACAGCTCTCGCAGTCACAGCATCTTCCTGATCAACATCAAACAGGAGCACGTGGAGACCGAGCAGAAGCTCTGTGGAAAACTCTACCTGGTGGATCTGGCCGGCAGCGAGAAG GTCAGTAAGACCGGAGCTGCAGGCGCTGTCCTGGACGAGGCTAAAAACATCAACAAGTCTCTCTCTGCGCTGGGAAACGTCATCTCTGCCTTGGCTGAGGGCACG AAATCCCATGTGCCGTACCGTGACAGCAAAATGACCCGCATCCTGCAGGACTCCCTTGGTGGAAACTGTCGCACCACCATGTTCATCTGCTGCTCTCCCTCCAGCTATAACGATGCAGAGACCAAGTCAACTCTGATGTTCGGACAACG TGCCAAGACCATCAGGAACACCGCCTCCATCAACCTGGAGCTGACGGCCGAGCAGTGGAAGAGGAAGTacgagaaggagaaggagaagaacaagACCCTGAAGGACACCATTCAGAAGCTGGAGGCTGAGCTCAACCGCTGGAGAAATGGTGAGATGAAACGTTTCCTAACTGGCTGGCGACACTCATACGCTGACATTATAAACATTCTAACCGCTATTTTGCGTCCATCCGTCCCCTCAGGAGAAAACGTGCCTGAGACGGAGCGCACCACGTCCGACATGGTGATCCGCTACGAATCCGTCGAGGAGCGTCCCGTTTTGGACAACGACACCTCTTCCATTGTGGTCCGCATCTccgaggaggagaggcagaagtACGAGGAGGAGATCCGCAAGCTGTATAAGCAACTGGACGACAAG GATGATGAGATTAACCTGCAGTGCCAGCTGGTGGAGAAACTGAAGCAGCAGATGCTGGACCAAGATGAG CTCCTGGCCTCTTCTAGGGGTGACGGGGACAAGGTCCAGGCTGAACTCGGCAGGCTCCAGGTCGAGAGCGACTGCGCCAAGGCCGAGGTGAAGGAGGTGCTGCAGGCTCTGGAGGAACTGGCCATTAACTACGACCAGAAGAGccaggaagtggaggagaagggTCTGCAGAACCAGCTGCTGGCCGACCAACTCTCCCAGAAAATG GCCAGCCTGATGGAGCTGGAGGCTGAGCTGTCACGCATGCAGGAGGTGAGCGGTCAGCAGAGGAAGCGCATCGCTGACGTCCTCAATGGGCTGATGAGGGACCTCAGCGAGTTCAGCACCATCGTGGGCAATGGCGAGATAAAGCTG ccGGTGGAGATCAGCGGCGCCATCGAGGAGGAGTTCACTGTGGCTCGCCTCTACATCAGCAAGATCAAGTCGGAGGTGAAGAGCATGGTGAAGCGCTGCCGCCAGCTGGAGAACATGCAGCTGGAGTGCCACCGTAAGATGGAGGAGACCGGGAGGGAGCTCTCCTCCTGCCAGCTTCTCATCTCTCAG CATGAGGCTAAGATCCGCTCTCTGACCGAGTACATGCAGAGCgtggagcagaagaagaggctgCTGGAGGAGAGCCACGACTCCCTGAGCGAAGAGCTGGCCAAGCTGCAAGATCAGG ATAATTCcctgatggaggagaaggagggagagaagggcgAGACTGAGGATGGAAATAAG AAATCTCTTCGTCAGCAGGACAATCACCGCGGCCTCCATCACAAGCAGCTGGCCCGTCTCCGGGATGAGATCAACGAGAAGCAGAGGATCATTGATGAACTCACTGA TCGTAACTCtaagctggagctggagctggccCAGGTTCGTGCTGACTTTGAGCGTCTGAAGAGTCAGGACAGCACCAAGAGCGAGCGCCTGGAGGAGCTCTC ATTCCTGCATGAGCGCCACGAGCAGActaaacaggacttgaaggGTCTGGAGGAGACTGTC GCCCGCGAACTCCAGACCCTCCACAACCTGCGCAAGCTGTTCGTTCAAGACCTCACGTCGCGGGTTAAAAAa agtTCCGAAATGGAACCTGATGATAGCGGGGGGTCTTGCACCCAGAAGCAGAAGATTTCCTTTCTTGAGAATAACTTGGACCAACTTACAAAGGTTCACAAACag CTGGTTCGTGACAATGCAGATCTGCGTTGTGAGCTTCCAAAGTTGGAGAAACGTCTTAGGACTACTGCTGAGAGAGTTAAGGCCTTGGAGACTGCACTGAGGGATGCCAAGGAAGGCGCCATGATGGACCGCCGCCGCTACCAGCAGGAGGTCGACCGCATCAAAGAGGCCATGAGGGCAAAGAACGCCTTAAGGCGCCCCCACGCGGCACAGATCG CCAAGCCAGTGAGACCAAAACAGCTGCCTGCCTGCTCCCCTACCAACCCATTCTACCCCTACATCCGAGCCATCGAGAACGGCGCCTTCAGCAACGCCCTCTTCCAGAGCAACGTGACACAGCAGAGCACCTCCAGCGCAAACTCCAACCCCAACTCTGTCCAGAGCAACAC agTTTCAACAGCACTGGGCTACAGAGCAGGGAGATATAACGGAGACATACTGGAGTCCTACCCACTGAACATTGACAACG GTAACAGCATCAGTGAAACCAGAGACATTAATGATAACAG GAGCGAAGTTCACTGTGGCGGCGAGGTGGACGATTCAAACAGGCACTACATCGTTCAGCAGGAGACTGCTGCAAGTTAA
- the kif5aa gene encoding kinesin family member 5Aa isoform X6, whose amino-acid sequence MADIPAECNIKVLCRFRPLNQSEIVRGDQFLPKFQGDDTVVVGGRSYVFDRVFPTNTTQEQVYNTCAKQIVKDVLGGYNGTIFAYGQTSSGKTHTMEGKLHDPHQMGIIPRIAEDIFNHIFAMDENLEFHIKVSYFEIYMDKIRDLLDVTKTNLAVHEDKNRVPYVKGCTERFVSSPDEVMDVIDEGKSNRHVAVTNMNEHSSRSHSIFLINIKQEHVETEQKLCGKLYLVDLAGSEKVSKTGAAGAVLDEAKNINKSLSALGNVISALAEGTKSHVPYRDSKMTRILQDSLGGNCRTTMFICCSPSSYNDAETKSTLMFGQRAKTIRNTASINLELTAEQWKRKYEKEKEKNKTLKDTIQKLEAELNRWRNGENVPETERTTSDMVIRYESVEERPVLDNDTSSIVVRISEEERQKYEEEIRKLYKQLDDKDDEINLQCQLVEKLKQQMLDQDELLASSRGDGDKVQAELGRLQVESDCAKAEVKEVLQALEELAINYDQKSQEVEEKGLQNQLLADQLSQKMASLMELEAELSRMQEVSGQQRKRIADVLNGLMRDLSEFSTIVGNGEIKLPVEISGAIEEEFTVARLYISKIKSEVKSMVKRCRQLENMQLECHRKMEETGRELSSCQLLISQHEAKIRSLTEYMQSVEQKKRLLEESHDSLSEELAKLQDQDNSLMEEKEGEKGETEDGNKKSLRQQDNHRGLHHKQLARLRDEINEKQRIIDELTDRNSKLELELAQVRADFERLKSQDSTKSERLEELSFLHERHEQTKQDLKGLEETVARELQTLHNLRKLFVQDLTSRVKKSSEMEPDDSGGSCTQKQKISFLENNLDQLTKVHKQLVRDNADLRCELPKLEKRLRTTAERVKALETALRDAKEGAMMDRRRYQQEVDRIKEAMRAKNALRRPHAAQIAKPVRPKQLPACSPTNPFYPYIRAIENGAFSNALFQSNVTQQSTSSANSNPNSVQSNTVSTALGYRAGRYNGDILESYPLNIDNGNSISETRDINDNRSEVHCGGEVDDSNRHYIVQQETAAS is encoded by the exons ATGGCCGATATCCCAGCGGAGTGCAACATCAAAGTGCTGTGTCGCTTTCGTCCCCTCAACCAGTCGGAGATTGTGCGCGGGGACCAGTTTCTGCCCAAATTCCAAGGAGACGACACTGTCGTGGTCGGG GGGAGGTCCTACGTGTTTGACCGGGTGTTTCCAACCAACACAACCCAGGAGCAGGTTTACAACACCTGCGCCAAGCAAATTGTCAAAG ATGTGCTCGGTGGATACAATGGCACTATCTTCGCATACGGACAAACCTCCTCCGGGAAGACTCACACCATGGAG GGCAAGCTGCACGACCCTCACCAGATGGGTATCATCCCTCGCATCGCTGAGGACATTTTCAACCACATCTTCGCCATGGATGAAAACCTTGAATTCCACATTAAG GTTTCCTACTTTGAAATCTACATGGACAAAATCCGTGATCTTCTGGATG TGACAAAGACCAACCTGGCTGTCCACGAGGATAAGAACAGGGTGCCATATGTCAAG GGATGCACCGAGCGCTTTGTCTCCAGCCCTGATGAAGTAATGGACGTGATCGATGAAGGCAAATCCAACCGCCACGTCGCTGTGACCA ACATGAACGAGCACAGCTCTCGCAGTCACAGCATCTTCCTGATCAACATCAAACAGGAGCACGTGGAGACCGAGCAGAAGCTCTGTGGAAAACTCTACCTGGTGGATCTGGCCGGCAGCGAGAAG GTCAGTAAGACCGGAGCTGCAGGCGCTGTCCTGGACGAGGCTAAAAACATCAACAAGTCTCTCTCTGCGCTGGGAAACGTCATCTCTGCCTTGGCTGAGGGCACG AAATCCCATGTGCCGTACCGTGACAGCAAAATGACCCGCATCCTGCAGGACTCCCTTGGTGGAAACTGTCGCACCACCATGTTCATCTGCTGCTCTCCCTCCAGCTATAACGATGCAGAGACCAAGTCAACTCTGATGTTCGGACAACG TGCCAAGACCATCAGGAACACCGCCTCCATCAACCTGGAGCTGACGGCCGAGCAGTGGAAGAGGAAGTacgagaaggagaaggagaagaacaagACCCTGAAGGACACCATTCAGAAGCTGGAGGCTGAGCTCAACCGCTGGAGAAATG GAGAAAACGTGCCTGAGACGGAGCGCACCACGTCCGACATGGTGATCCGCTACGAATCCGTCGAGGAGCGTCCCGTTTTGGACAACGACACCTCTTCCATTGTGGTCCGCATCTccgaggaggagaggcagaagtACGAGGAGGAGATCCGCAAGCTGTATAAGCAACTGGACGACAAG GATGATGAGATTAACCTGCAGTGCCAGCTGGTGGAGAAACTGAAGCAGCAGATGCTGGACCAAGATGAG CTCCTGGCCTCTTCTAGGGGTGACGGGGACAAGGTCCAGGCTGAACTCGGCAGGCTCCAGGTCGAGAGCGACTGCGCCAAGGCCGAGGTGAAGGAGGTGCTGCAGGCTCTGGAGGAACTGGCCATTAACTACGACCAGAAGAGccaggaagtggaggagaagggTCTGCAGAACCAGCTGCTGGCCGACCAACTCTCCCAGAAAATG GCCAGCCTGATGGAGCTGGAGGCTGAGCTGTCACGCATGCAGGAGGTGAGCGGTCAGCAGAGGAAGCGCATCGCTGACGTCCTCAATGGGCTGATGAGGGACCTCAGCGAGTTCAGCACCATCGTGGGCAATGGCGAGATAAAGCTG ccGGTGGAGATCAGCGGCGCCATCGAGGAGGAGTTCACTGTGGCTCGCCTCTACATCAGCAAGATCAAGTCGGAGGTGAAGAGCATGGTGAAGCGCTGCCGCCAGCTGGAGAACATGCAGCTGGAGTGCCACCGTAAGATGGAGGAGACCGGGAGGGAGCTCTCCTCCTGCCAGCTTCTCATCTCTCAG CATGAGGCTAAGATCCGCTCTCTGACCGAGTACATGCAGAGCgtggagcagaagaagaggctgCTGGAGGAGAGCCACGACTCCCTGAGCGAAGAGCTGGCCAAGCTGCAAGATCAGG ATAATTCcctgatggaggagaaggagggagagaagggcgAGACTGAGGATGGAAATAAG AAATCTCTTCGTCAGCAGGACAATCACCGCGGCCTCCATCACAAGCAGCTGGCCCGTCTCCGGGATGAGATCAACGAGAAGCAGAGGATCATTGATGAACTCACTGA TCGTAACTCtaagctggagctggagctggccCAGGTTCGTGCTGACTTTGAGCGTCTGAAGAGTCAGGACAGCACCAAGAGCGAGCGCCTGGAGGAGCTCTC ATTCCTGCATGAGCGCCACGAGCAGActaaacaggacttgaaggGTCTGGAGGAGACTGTC GCCCGCGAACTCCAGACCCTCCACAACCTGCGCAAGCTGTTCGTTCAAGACCTCACGTCGCGGGTTAAAAAa agtTCCGAAATGGAACCTGATGATAGCGGGGGGTCTTGCACCCAGAAGCAGAAGATTTCCTTTCTTGAGAATAACTTGGACCAACTTACAAAGGTTCACAAACag CTGGTTCGTGACAATGCAGATCTGCGTTGTGAGCTTCCAAAGTTGGAGAAACGTCTTAGGACTACTGCTGAGAGAGTTAAGGCCTTGGAGACTGCACTGAGGGATGCCAAGGAAGGCGCCATGATGGACCGCCGCCGCTACCAGCAGGAGGTCGACCGCATCAAAGAGGCCATGAGGGCAAAGAACGCCTTAAGGCGCCCCCACGCGGCACAGATCG CCAAGCCAGTGAGACCAAAACAGCTGCCTGCCTGCTCCCCTACCAACCCATTCTACCCCTACATCCGAGCCATCGAGAACGGCGCCTTCAGCAACGCCCTCTTCCAGAGCAACGTGACACAGCAGAGCACCTCCAGCGCAAACTCCAACCCCAACTCTGTCCAGAGCAACAC agTTTCAACAGCACTGGGCTACAGAGCAGGGAGATATAACGGAGACATACTGGAGTCCTACCCACTGAACATTGACAACG GTAACAGCATCAGTGAAACCAGAGACATTAATGATAACAG GAGCGAAGTTCACTGTGGCGGCGAGGTGGACGATTCAAACAGGCACTACATCGTTCAGCAGGAGACTGCTGCAAGTTAA